In Phormidium ambiguum IAM M-71, one genomic interval encodes:
- a CDS encoding NAD(P) transhydrogenase subunit alpha, with translation MTETLIAALFVFVLASFTGFEVINKVPPTLHTPLMSGSNAISGIAVLGAIVVSGERNTSLTVILGLIAVIFATINVVGGFLVTDRMLQMFKKKEAKA, from the coding sequence ATGACGGAAACATTAATTGCGGCTTTGTTTGTGTTTGTTCTTGCTTCTTTTACTGGGTTTGAAGTGATTAACAAAGTGCCGCCAACTTTACACACGCCTTTAATGTCTGGTTCAAATGCGATTTCGGGAATTGCTGTTCTAGGTGCGATCGTTGTTTCTGGCGAACGTAATACTAGTTTGACAGTTATTTTGGGTTTGATTGCTGTGATATTCGCAACGATTAACGTTGTGGGCGGTTTTTTGGTGACTGATAGAATGCTGCAAATGTTTAAGAAGAAGGAAGCGAAGGCGTAG